DNA from Quercus lobata isolate SW786 chromosome 1, ValleyOak3.0 Primary Assembly, whole genome shotgun sequence:
ttttgtttaaactaatcattttccaaaaacactcacATTTGATATTCTATTCTAAAAACTATttcattgaaatattttttcttcattcattatttttaattattatttcatcTACTTTGCAAAGCATCCATTTTTCCTCCACTTTTTAATACACCCACAccaacttttcaaaaaattaataaaataagtggtTAAGAAATGAACGGCGTTCTCTAAATTTAGGGGAGCACTATaccaaaatggtattttaatTTAAGAGGAGTGTAGGAAAGCTActgtgtggttttttttttttttttggttcctaaatttctctcttatttattttaggaagaTGGTGGCATGAACCTTAGTTAAGCGATTTATATGTAAATCCTGAAAACATGGTTAATTTGACACGTGAAGCATGAATCTATGCTTTAAACTATTATCGTGCAAATTTAAGTAAGAATTAGTAGAACACAAAGTAAATTGTAGGGTGCCCACTTGATGACCTTTAGCAACTGTGAACTAATTGTCCTAGAATACTGGGTCCTATTGACCATTAGGATAGTTTTCTAACCAATCATATGCGGAAAGTACTCTCCTTGCACAACACAAAGCTCCAACTGGGTGCTCATCCTTCTTTATATACTCAGTTTTTGGGAAAATCCATATTGAGTAAAAGCACATCGAAAAGAAACTGAGAAAAATGGCAAGCTTAACTTTAATCGTCTCCCTCCCAAAATTTGGTCATGCTGGATCAGCAATTGTTAGGAGAAGCACTTGGAACCCTAGGCTGTTTGCGGCCTGTACTCCAAGACCTATTCAAGTGAGTCATGTTTCATAGTGAATATCAGTGTCAAAATTTGTTGGGACCATCATTTTGATCTCTCCACAATCCTCTCTCAGATAttgcaaaaataagttttttgcATTGAGTACGAGCTTTATGTAATTTTGAGTCACAATGCCCATATTCTAATTTAGGTTTCTTAGCCCGTTATTGGCTGGTTTTGGCATGATTTCATACTTAATTCTTGAATTGAAATATCACTATGAGATGTCTAACTATAGTATATACATACTTGCCCTAGAAGTTGTGGTTGTAATTTTGCCTTGAGAATATATTTTATCAACATACTTTATCATATATTATGCTTGCATTTGATGGATTTGAAGATGTGCTACAATATCATAGGCGAGTTCAAATCCAGAGGCTTCATCACCAGCCACTGATGCACTAAAACAAGGGGCAAATGAAGCGAAGAAGACCGGTGAAACTGTCAAAGATAAGGCTAACTCTACTGCAGAACATGTAACAACAAATTCTTCCATATATCTATATTTGTTGCATTACTCTTTTCCTAAACTTGTTGCCATTTCTTACCAAGTGATTGATGCAACCATAGGTGAGCCAGAATACAAAAGATATGGCAGGCAAGATGTCAGCAACGGCCCAAGATGTCACTGAGAAGGTGAAGCAAACAGCACAGGAAGCATGGGGTTCGGCCAAAGACACAGCCCAAAAGGCCAAAGACAATGTGCTGGGCAAGACTGAAGAATCAAAGGAAAGCATCAAAGAAAGTGCAGAGGCTGTGAAAAACAGCATGAATACCAAGAATTGATTCCATAGTTTATTCTaagataattaatttttatttctacaaATAAGATGTATTGGTTTGGTCTTTTGTATTTCAATCTAAGGATttacttttgatttgttttcatGCCATGAAATTGAGCAGCTGTGCTCTTTCACGTCCCAGATGTAAAAcgaattatttctttttcaagtgTTAATAAAGCTTTAGTCATCTATTAGAGTTTCTTCTAACTGTCCATACCTGATCTGTGTATCCACGTGGGTgcatgtaaatatatatatacaagtcaCATAGTTAAGTataactagttgctaacccgtgcgatgcacgggatagtcaaataaaattaagttaaaaatgaaggaaaataaataatctagttcaaaataaaggttcaactaaaaaattggtcaaaaatacaattagtttttactttctttgaaATTGAACCTACAAACAGAACCGTACATATGTGAGGACAATGAAAATGATATCAAAGACATTAAATTCACAACTACATTTGTTTAAAGAACAAAGACATTTGTTTCACAGCATTATATTAAATGATTAAAGCCTTTAAAATGAGTGAGGAAGAACAAACTTTTGCAGACCAAGAACATAGAGTAATTTGCTAAAATTGTAAAGTAACGCTTTCTTTCATATGCAAAAATATCATCCAAAGTATAAAGTTTCTAATGGAACCATAGAACGTGAAAATATGTGCTCACTAAGATACAAATAGCTTAATTAAATTTGTAACTAATCAACAACAGCATGGTGTGGaaattgtttaccaaaaaaaaggagTATCTAACGATCAAACATATGTATCTAACAATTCTAACCATAAAGCAAGTACAACACGAGAATTTGGTTCAAAGTATTAAAACAATAACTAAATTTACAAAATgccctttatatatatttgtagtgaTGGTGTTCTTTCGAGAAAAGATGaacaaatgaaaatcaataaacttaCTATTATGTATTGAACACTATTTTACAACTAAAATCTCATACTACTCTTAATAtgattcttctttgttttttttccttgaatgcTTAGGCTCTCCAAGTGGTATCAGTAGTTGGAAGAATTGGAGCTTGAGCTTCATAGCTTTGGTGATATAAAAGCTTTTGccaaatcaaacaaatgttagaCATGTTGGTGAGAATCTATAATTCCATTTAGTTTTGGTGAGAATTTGTATCTTCTCAAGCAACATTGTAACAGTTGCACAATATGACTCTACACTATATCCCAAAGGATCTCTCTTGGATTGCTTCATTCTTCTATCAAGCACTACAACTAAAGCTCCCCCATCATAACTGTCCTGCCTTGCAAAACTTCACAAACAAAAGCAGAATTCcataattttcatttcctaCTTTTGCAGCCCCCAATCAGACTAACTAATAGATAATTTGAAATTGCTATCAAACATTGACCTTGATACTTGATAATAAACAAAGGCTGGGAAGTAAGAGATCAACGTATCTGATAATAGCAATCAACACTTACCAATTATAATTCACCAGCACCAATATCACAGGACACACAAAACTAATATGAAATTCATGACAATTGAAGATAAGCCAAAGACAACAGATACAGAAACCACTACTATGAATAACAGTTTTGAACCTTCCGCACTAACCAAACACTGCCACCAACAAAGCGAAGGGAAATTATCAAAATCCTTTTGGTCtagaaattattttggaaaaaaatcatGCTCTCAAAACCTTCAGGTACCTAGAATATTAATCGCTTCAAGAATATGGAAATAACAATTAGGCACTTACCTGGAGTAACTGAGTCATGTTCAACCTTTTTATATGTAGTTGTCCGCTTCAAATGCTCAAGAGCATTTGCAACTAAAAAAACCCCAACAACAATTGTAGCTTTTTCccatttcatatataaattCAGTGTGATTGATTTGATTAGTGAAAAACACACCTGAGTACTTCCTGTTATGCACTTCACCAAGCACCTTATTTGCATCCCtcttccttaaaaagaaaagaaaaaaaaaaaaaaacaacctgAAAAACATTCTCTACTGTAGGTTTCAATTACAAAATCTCATCAAGATTTTAAATCTCACACATTATTTCAGCTTACTTAAGCATAACTCTTAATTTCTcacaaaccaaaaacacaatAAGTAAATAAAGTAAGATTTGTATTTTCTTATTTACACGACATTCAAAGCAATCTTAAAAATGGTTTGCAGACAACtatctgaaaaaaaaatcccctaaAACTCCTTTGACATATtcttagaaattaaaattacacAGCAAAGGATCTCATCAATTGTCATGCTATTTCCAAGTAAAGCAGAATAGATTCACAACGATGGAATTTCCCTCCAAAgcaattcatttttatttctaattgaaGAGACAAATACACAAACCATAATAAGAAATGAATGTgctgctaaaaaaaaaaaagcaactggAAATATTGGACTATAATGATGTAATTGAAGAAGCTGATCACCAAATATGCTACTGCATATTGCATATTAAATTAACAACATAGTAAAGAAAAACCGAAGTTTTTcaacatattaaattttgaataagaataagaataagaataaaaCTACAACAAAAAGCAAGCCTTActcccaaaattttgagttcAGCTATGAATCCTCAAtgaacataaattttgaataagaataagaatacCATAACACTTATACATAGCAAAACAGAAAAGTTTGGAAAAACTTGGGTCAATCGGACAGATTATGCATGtgtacatacatatatgttataaaggaacttgattttttttttttttttcaacctgtACAGATTCAGGCACAAAATTGAGCATTTGGATAAGTCCTATTTTGGCCTCAATCAagcatttggaaaaaaaattcagaaataaacacaaaaagagTATGTCACTACCTCCCCATTGATCACAACCCAATGACTAATTCCCGGTCCACAATCTACACATTTGATTCCCATGATCAAATATAGGCTTTCCCAAAAATGAAAACCCAGATAGTAATTTAAACTTTCTCACACtcataaattgataaaaaaacaCCCACGTCATCACTTCAAAACACATCCACATTTTAATGACACCAAAACCAATTGTCAACAAAGCTCATTCTATTTAGACATTCACAGATTTGCCCATCTGATTAtcttcattctattttttctattgaaGTACTATCTGACTCTATTCCTAAACTGAATCAGCCCTGTGactctttttttccccattcAATACATAGGAAGCAATTTTAAATTATCTGACATAAACTTTCTAAAGTCGGGTCCCTTTTTCAGTTTGGCTCAGGaattttgtcaaacactttAAGGGTGAAGGGTTGGGATTCTATTCTCTTCAACCACACTCTCAAGTGGGGTTGTTCTGCCTAGGGGTGTACAGCCATGTATAAATCCAAGACGCAGTTTTGATTGAAATCAGAGAATATCTGCTTATACATGTATTCAGAGGCAGTTTAGCTCCACTACCGCctccaaacccatcaatctatgctaatcattcaaaagaaacacTCCCAAACGTAACCCTAAATCATACTTAACAGCCAAAaacaatagaacaaaattaaaaacttactgGTAATGTTTACGGAGAAGTGACGGTGGTTGTGTGAGAATCTGAGTGGTGGCCATCTGTAGCGGCGATCCGTAATGGTGGCCATCTGTAGCGGCGGTGGCGACGGGGAAAGaatttgagttttgggttttgattttggaggaaggaaagggtgagttttaggtttagggaAGGAGATGTTTTAGTGTGTGAGGCTGCGAGCAAAGAAGAGACGCTGCTGGTTTAGGgaaggattttgggttttgattttggaggGAGGAAAGGGTGAGTTCTACGTTTAGGGAAGGAGATGTTTTAGTGTGAGGCTGGGAGCAAAGAAGAGACGCTGCTGGTTTAGGGAAGGAAAGggtgagatttattttttggttttgaaagaGTTATCGGGTTTTGTAACGGGGAAAAAATTaggattatttttaaatcaaatttaaaaaattaaaaaaaaaattaaatgctgatgtggaaaattgtggaagcttcaaaagcttcggttttatatatatatatagatgaagaCCCATTAATGGACCATAGATGTACCAACAATAAACGAAATTAAGTGCCTCACTTTCTTATTCCTACCtctttccaaataaataaacaaattgacAGGGCAAAAATGGATTGACCCCTttgacaaattaattaattaattatccaagttaattaattaagtcaatttaacattcAATAACGtagtagcacaaataaatcaccagtTAAATTAagtgcaacggaaaataaatttgacatgagtgatttgtttacgaatagggaaaaccactgaggcaaaatcccactgggtgaatttaaggtcactactctcgagaattcactattatcaatcacaagtggttacaagtatgaggaatctcaatacccaattggacttgtattgtagcggcaatctctCCGTTCAATACacaaatcccagtacgtgacaaatcaatgatgcacggatcctagtacgtgactaacacaccaacttgaggaaaatGTTGggtgcaaagttcttcagttcatcaacaatgaagatcaagaagctcttTGGTCCAGTAACTTCTacaaagaatatgatgaactagagcaatttttgttttcggtcacaatatgcatgtattttgttttcaacACCTTGCATCACCTTGTGACggcttttaaaataatccttgtatatgtctagggttgtgagaaaagaaaccctacacaaatactcaaggatatgtgtgtaattaaatctaaaaaatctaatttcataatcCTCAACAAATATAGTTTGTGTCGAGCTTCTATCGAGCTTCAGCAATAATTCTCGATAGAAAGGATTCTGTCGAGTCGAGCTTTAATGAGCAACAcattcttcatttgtttcttgatcagatttgcatgacttcaatactaaacttgaacacctgtttcttgaagtactaaatcCATTccagatctacccaattacaagtacgttttgtcaaagaattagccaattacataaatatgtctctaacaatctccctctttggcaatccatgacaaaaccacaacaaacaaatgaatcatgagagaagtcttaaatcactaaacttaTAACCActtgttgaattacaaaaaaaaaatctaaccctaacataaactcttgaaaaattttgcaagaagagagttcatggcatggtagactttcacaacctgtctttctaaaacacttaaacaaaactcatcaaggcatcttgtgtgaaatagaaataaagatcgtgtacataaagaaacatgtgtaaaaagatagaaaagaaaaaacacatgtAGAGATAGCGGAAGAacaacatacatcatcatatatatatatatatatatgaaaataaagtacaatgtatgtcaataaataaatggtcacaagaccggtaTACAAGAGGCtaatgtaaagaaagaaaagaaaagtacataagaacctcactacatccctcaaaagaTATACACACTTCCCCTAACAAAAagt
Protein-coding regions in this window:
- the LOC115959361 gene encoding uncharacterized protein At4g13230 — protein: MASLTLIVSLPKFGHAGSAIVRRSTWNPRLFAACTPRPIQASSNPEASSPATDALKQGANEAKKTGETVKDKANSTAEHVSQNTKDMAGKMSATAQDVTEKVKQTAQEAWGSAKDTAQKAKDNVLGKTEESKESIKESAEAVKNSMNTKN